The following are from one region of the Vicugna pacos chromosome 9, VicPac4, whole genome shotgun sequence genome:
- the CCL17 gene encoding C-C motif chemokine 17: MTSLKMLFLVALLLGASLKDTHAARGVNVGRECCLEYFNGAIPLKKLVKWYWTSVECPRDAIVLVTRHGRSICSDPDDAWVKKAVRYLQNALKLRDLITQKS, translated from the exons ATGACCTCCCTGAAGATGCTGTTCCTGGTCGCCCTCCTCCTGGGGGCTTCCCTGAAGGACACCCACGCAG CTCGAGGAGTCAACGTGGGCCGGGAGTGCTGCCTGGAGTACTTCAATGGAGCCATTCCTCTCAAGAAGCTGGTGAAGTGGTACTGGACCTCAGTGGAGTGCCCCAGGGATGCCATCGT GTTGGTGACTCGCCATGGCAGATCCATCTGTTCGGACCCCGACGATGCATGGGTGAAGAAGGCAGTCAGATATTTGCAAAATGCCTTGAAGCTGCGTGACCTCATCACCCAGAAGTCATGA
- the CIAPIN1 gene encoding anamorsin codes for MADFGISAGQFVAVVWDKSSSVEALKDLVDKLQELTGNEGRVSVENINQLVQSAHKESSFDIILSGVIPGSTTLHNAEILAEMARILRPGGCLFLKEPVETATVNSSKVKTAPKLCSTLTLSGLVEVKELQRESLSPEEIQSVQEHLGYHSNSLLSVQITGKKPNFEVGSSSQLKLSVAKKSSGKPAVDPAAVKLWTLSANDMEDESVDLIDSDELLDPEDLKKPDPASLRAASCGEGKKRKACKNCTCGLAEELEKEKSRDQMSSQPKSACGNCYLGDAFRCASCPYLGMPAFRPGEKVLLSNSGLHDA; via the exons ATGGCAGATTTTGGGATCTCAGCTGGCCAGTTTGTAGCAGTGGTCTGGGATAAGTCATCCTCAGTGGAGGCTCTGAAGGATCTGGTGGATAAGCTTCAAGAGTTGACTGGCAATGAGGGCCGAGTGTCTGTGGAAAACATCAACCAACTGGTGCAGT ctgcccaCAAAGAATCTAGCTTTGACATTATTTTGTCGGGTGTAATTCCTGGAAGCACCACTCTGCACAATGCTGAGATTTTGGCTGAGATGGCCCGGATCCTTCGGCCTGGTGGCTGTCTATTTTTGAAAGAGCCAGTAGAGACAGCTACAG TTAACAGTAGCAAAGTGAAGACGGCACCTAAGCTCTGTTCAACCCTGACTCTCTCTGGTCTTGTGGAAGTAAAAGAG CTGCAGCGTGAGTCCTTGAGCCCTGAGGAGATTCAGTCTGTCCAGGAACACCTGGGTTACCACAGTAACAGCCTGCTGTCTGTGCAGATCACAGGCAAAAAGCCCAACTTTGAAGTGGGTTCTTCTAGTCAACTTAAGCTTTCTGTTGCCAAGAAGTCTTCAG GGAAGCCTGCTGTGGACCCTGCAGCTGTCAAGCTCTGGACCCTCTCGGCCAATGACATGGAGGATGAGAGCGTG GATCTCATTGACTCAGACGAACTGCTGGATCCCGAAGATTTGAAGAAGCCGGACCCAGCGTCCTTGCGGGCTGCTTCCTGTGGGGAAGGGAAAAAGCGGAAGGCCTGCAAGAACTG CACTTGTGGCCTCGCAGAAGAACTGGAAAAAGAGAAGTCAAGAGACCAGATGAGCTCCCAACCCAAGTCTGCTTGTGGAAAC TGCTACCTGGGCGATGCTTTCCGCTGTGCCAGCTGCCCCTACCTTGGGATGCCAGCCTTCAGACCTGGGGAGAAGGTGCTTCTGAGCAACAGCGGCCTCCATGACGCCTAG